A part of Oryctolagus cuniculus chromosome 15, mOryCun1.1, whole genome shotgun sequence genomic DNA contains:
- the LOC138845489 gene encoding homeobox-like protein HDP1: MRPTGKKVRDVEAVAQVRDVEAVAQVRDVEAVAQVRDVEAVAKVRVVEAVAKVRDVEAVAKVRDVEAMAQVRDVEAVAKVRVVEAVAKVRDVEAVAKVRDVEAVAKVRDVEAVAQVRDVEAMAKVRDVEAVAQVRDVEAMAQVRDVEAVAKVRDVEAMAKVRDVEAVAQVRDVEAVAKVRDVEAVAQVRDVEAMAKVRVVEAMAKVRDVEAVAKVRDVEAVAQVRDVEAVAQVRDVEAVAKVRDVEAVAQVRDVEAVAKVRDVEAMAKVRDVEAVAKVRDVEAVAQVRDVEAVAQVRDVEAVAQVRDVEAMAKVRVVEAVAKVRDVEAVAKVRDVEAVAKVRVVEAVAKVRVVEAMAKVRDVEAMANWPNRYQIPGPGHGS; the protein is encoded by the coding sequence ATGAGACCTACAGGAAAGAAGGTCAGAGACGTGGAGGCCGTGGCCCAGGTCAGAGACGTGGAGGCCGTGGCCCAGGTCAGAGACGTGGAGGCCGTGGCCCAGGTCAGAGACGTGGAGGCCGTGGCCAAGGTCAGAGTCGTGGAGGCCGTGGCCAAGGTCAGAGACGTGGAGGCCGTGGCCAAGGTCAGAGATGTGGAGGCCATGGCCCAGGTCAGAGACGTGGAGGCCGTGGCCAAGGTCAGAGTCGTGGAGGCCGTGGCCAAGGTCAGAGACGTGGAGGCCGTGGCCAAGGTCAGAGATGTGGAGGCCGTGGCCAAGGTCAGAGACGTGGAGGCCGTGGCCCAGGTCAGAGACGTGGAGGCCATGGCCAAGGTCAGAGACGTGGAGGCCGTGGCCCAGGTCAGAGACGTGGAGGCCATGGCCCAGGTCAGAGACGTGGAGGCCGTGGCCAAGGTCAGAGACGTGGAGGCCATGGCCAAGGTCAGAGACGTGGAGGCCGTGGCCCAGGTCAGAGACGTGGAGGCCGTGGCCAAGGTCAGAGACGTGGAGGCCGTGGCCCAGGTCAGAGACGTGGAGGCCATGGCCAAGGTCAGAGTCGTGGAGGCCATGGCCAAGGTCAGAGACGTGGAGGCCGTGGCCAAAGTCAGAGACGTGGAGGCCGTGGCCCAGGTCAGAGACGTGGAGGCCGTGGCCCAGGTCAGAGACGTGGAGGCCGTGGCCAAGGTCAGAGACGTGGAGGCCGTGGCCCAGGTCAGAGACGTGGAGGCCGTGGCCAAGGTCAGAGACGTGGAGGCCATGGCCAAGGTCAGAGATGTGGAGGCCGTGGCCAAGGTCAGAGACGTGGAGGCCGTGGCCCAGGTCAGAGACGTGGAGGCCGTGGCCCAGGTCAGAGACGTGGAGGCCGTGGCCCAGGTCAGAGACGTGGAGGCCATGGCCAAGGTCAGAGTCGTGGAGGCCGTGGCCAAGGTCAGAGACGTGGAGGCCGTGGCCAAGGTCAGAGATGTGGAGGCCGTGGCCAAAGTCAGAGTCGTGGAGGCCGTGGCCAAGGTCAGAGTTGTGGAGGCCATGGCCAAGGTCAGAGACGTGGAGGCCATGGCCAACTGGCCTAACAGATATCAAATCCCAGGCCCGGGGCATGGGTCATGA